A region of the Mangifera indica cultivar Alphonso chromosome 10, CATAS_Mindica_2.1, whole genome shotgun sequence genome:
GAAGGGataaagatttttaataattatcgTAACAAAAacgagaagaaaatgaaaatgtgtCATGGGagcacattatttttatttcttttggttTCATTGTCATttctaattataaatatacCTTATTTTTAGATATAGGAGGTGCAAATCAAACATTCTCAATTTACTTatccttaatttttaattaataatcatagaaacaaatcaattaaaataaaatataaatatataataataaaagtaagaTCTAAAAATTGAATGAGAAAATAAGCGAAACAAGTTTGTGACTATcgagagaataaaaaaaaaaaggctctgATAAGATCCTTCCACGTGCCACATAGAACCCACCCCACCGTCCAATTTTGAGATTCTGAAACCCATAACCCCAGCCTCGGACTACTCCATTTTCAAATTCTTAATCCAGCACAAACGGATTCGGATTCGGATTCTGACCCACTTTTCTGCCAACAAGCCGGAGTGAACTTAGATTCTTTCGTGCTTATACTTGTTTCGGAGAAGTAGGtttgtatttaaattaagttaaatttaaatttaatttaattagacgAAGAGGTAATTCAACTTTAGATTGAGTTCATCAAATCAGTTATGAGGGgagttcaaatttagtttaaaagaaaatttcaaaacttatagATTGCCTTCAGTCCATGGcttgaatttattaattattatcaaaataatgttattttattatttaaaaaaaaaattggtatgAAACAAATCTTAAATGGGAATAGGAGGatgttttaacaataaaattatatgtatttattttgagtacataaatatgtacatatttatatgtgtcatcatgtgattagatgattttaaattaaaaataaaataataatcaatcatatgatgatatatatgagtgtatatatatttatgtatctaaaatagatacacatagtattgttcATGCTTTAATTGCCAAAATTGCAAAGAACATGCTTCAGAGTTAGGCATTTTTGTCGGTGATTTTGACGAACGGTACACGCCACTGACTCATCCTCTTTCGTAGAGATTTGACATTGTAAACATCGCCCACCAggtcaaaatttttatacaatttgtaGGATAATTTATAATGAGGGTGTTGAAAATGATGTGATAATCAAATCgagttaatatttgaattaaaatataaatttttaaaaaaattaatttaaatattaattaaaaatataaaaaaataaaattttgattcaattctcaatttgtctaatttggaaaattgattaattaaattaaattagtttgataaaattttaacaaaagaataattaaaCACGAAACCGGTCATAAAATcttgaacaaaaatttaaaaaaacagagtgattttttaaaatttagtttaataccGGTTAACCAAAAATCCATTTTGATAACatagatttttgttttaaaacaaagaccaaattctaaaaaataatatatatatatttttaaatttaaataaatattattattcttatttttaataaaatacaaattttatttaaatcaaattgtttatttgaggctaaaacaaataaaaatcgTTCtcacaattataatatttgataaattaaaatttcgatGTTAATACAATGTGTTAAAACTTGAATCTGTGCGCTCCTGGTGGACGTTCAAACAGCCTTTATCACGCGAGACCACAACTTACAAGGTACAACCCCTTCACCGCGGCAATTGAAGCAAAAACAAAGCAGAAAATGACAACATTCGGACAGACAGCTGAAGCAACCAGACACAACGGCACTGGTTACACTGCGTGAGCCGAAACTTAATTTCAACGGGTTACGGGCTTGTTGACCGTTAATATGACACCACCAATGCCGCCCTTTCTCACCCAATTTTTTGgcttcaaattatttaatgcccgaaaattttttctttcttttcttatttttttattgaaagtcACCAATAGTTGGCCGGTACCTTGTGTACGACAACTCTATTGAGTTAGTGCCGGTGTTTTCAACCAAAAATCCATCGACTTGTACACTGTATGTTTAATTCTTCTCTCAAAATTTGATCTTTCACTATATTGCCCTGAAAATTTCTCACCTTTAGTTCATCTTGTTAGGTTCATCAATGGCTGTTGCAAATTATGATTCAATTCTTTCACCCAAAATTAGTCCCAGGGTCAGTTCCAAGACTCAGATTTGTGGCACCCCAGTTGATCTTCCAAGAGGGTTTTCTTGCAAGGGAAGAAATCTCAAGCTCAAGTGTAAGATGATCAAGGCTGAAGTTCAAGCAGAAGCAGTGTTACAAGAGAAGAGTTTGCAGGGTCTGAGTTTGGGGTTCGATGTGGTGTCACAGGGGGAACTGAGAGAGAAGGGGTTCATGGGGATGAGGAAGACGAAGATAGTTTGTACTATTGGGCCTGCATGCTGTTCAGAGGAAGCTCTGGAGAAGTTGGCCTTGGGAGGGATGAATGTGGCTCGGCTTAACATGTGTCACAACTCTAGGGAGTGGCATCAAGATGTGATTAGGAAGATCAAGAGGTTGAATGATGAAAAGGGGTTTTGTGTTGCTGTGATGATTGATACTGAAGGTAGTCAGATTCATGTGGTTGACCATGGTGCTCCTTCCTCTGTCAAAGCTGAGGTATTTTACAAGAATCCCACTTTTTGATTTGGATTAGTTTCATTTGTAGtttgattaattatgaataGATATCAATTAGCCTATCATCTTGATAtagaaattgtaattttgatggTTCTGATTTGGGCAACAGGTGGATTCAATATGGTTGTTTACAGCTAAAAAATTTGAGGGATCTCTTCCTTTTACAGTGCAAGCAAAGTATGAAGGCTTTTCTGAAGGTAGTGAATGCTTACTAACTGTGTCAAGAATCAGTTTGTCTAAATGAAAATGGGAAATATTTTGAGACTTCACCTCAGTCTAAATCAAATGACTTGTTTGGCAGGTATTGAAGTGGGCGATGAGCTTGTTATCGATGGAGGAATGGCAAGCTTTGAGGTGACTGAAAAACTTGGGAATGATCTGCGATGTAAGTGCACAGATCCCGGTCTTTTCCTACCTCGAGCAAAATTGAGCTTTTGGAGAGATGGGAAGCTGGTGGGGAGAAATCATGGACTCTCTACACTGTCAGAAAAGGTATATTTTACATGCCTCTTTATTTGAACTTTGTTATATTGATTCTAATCAGAATGTTATTTGAATCGGCATTCTTACTCTACTAAGTGATATGATACTGAAAATATTCAGCTTCTGTTCAGAATTTTTGTTAGGCCTGCTGAACCATATTAACTAATAGAGTTCATACCTTGTATTCAAGTATCACTTAGAAAGTTCTCttgaattaattgaaattcCAGGTTCTGAAATCGAATGtacaaattttaatcattttttactaaatactcaaaatagattATGACTGATTTCCCTTTAGGAATCTGATCCGTGCTGCTATAATAATTAGTAACTATAGATGATCTTGCCGCTGCATTGCAGGTGATTATAACATGATATAATACCTCATATGATACTGTGATATTGTCAATTAAAAAGTTTTCCTTTCATGTCTGTAGGATTGGGCAGACattgattttgcaatttctgaAGGTGTTGATTTTGTGGCCATGTCATTTGTAAGTGATGCCGATTCTGTCAGGCATTTGAAGAATTATCTCTCTTCGAAATCAACAAAGTAAGCAAGTATACATCcttaaaagaaattattgtgTCTACAACCAAAATTTTTGCAATGAAAGTTATGTAGAGTGCTGGATATGAATGAAATTAGTTCTAGGTGTATATTTCAGAATTTGAAGTGCAAACGAaattttttggtcattttaggTCCATAAAAGTACTGGCAAAGATTGAAAACCTGGAGTCTCTGCTGAAATTGGAAGAAATTGTGGATGCTTCTGATGGAATAATGGTGGCTCGAGGTGACCTTGGAGTTGAAATTCCGCTTGAGCAGATTCCAGCAGTCCAGGAGAAAATTACTCATGTATGTAGACAACTAAATAAACCAGTGATTGTAGCTTCTCAGCTTCTTGAGTCAATGGTTGAATTTCCAACTCCAACACGTGCTGAGGTTGTTCTCTCACATTAGTGTTATGCTAATGTTCTTCTATTGTTTAGGCGTTTTGTACTAAGCACAGAATGCTTTATCATACAACAGTATCTGCTTTGCATGATTAGGTTGCAGACATTTCTGAAGCAGTTAGACAATATGCTGATGCCCTGATGTTGTCCGGAGAGTCAGCAATTGGACCATATGGACAGAAGGCTATTTCTGTCTTGCGGATGACCAGCAGTCGAATGGAACTGTGGAGTCGTCAGGAAAACCAACAAAGTGCTCTCAAGCAGTGTCAACTAGGGGTATCACTGTCAGATTGCATTGCTGAGCAGATATGCAATTGTGCTGTTGAAATGGGTACTACTTCTTTTCCTCatcatttcatcaattttcAGCTTTCATTAAACACATTTATCTGTATGCTTATCACCAAGCAATTCTCGGTCCCGTGGGATCAAGATGAAACCTCGACCAATGAAAGAAAGAACTATATTCTCACCACATATCATTCTAAAAGGCATGGAATGAGCAGTCTGAGTCACATTTAGTAATTGATATTCGTTTTTGTGCAGTAATTACATTGTTTATGCAGATGTTTGCATACAAATCTATGCACCGTCTGTTTCATTTCTTGTAATCAAGATTTTCACCAGTCATAAAACAAGAATACCATTTTGACACTCTTAGCACATAATCCTTCACACAAATGTTTTGGCTTTTTTGCTGCAGCTAACAACCTAGGTGTGGATGCCATCTTTGTATACACAAAACATGGGCATATGGCGTCTCTCCTGTCTCGTAACCGTCCATACCCTCCCATATTTGCATTCACGAATGATGATAGCACCCGGATGGCTTTGAATTTGCAATGGGGAGTTATTCCCCTCCTTGTCGACTTATTGGATGACATGGAAGCTAACGTATCAAAAACCATAGACCTCATAAAGATGAAGGGGATGGTAAAACAAGGCGATTCTGTTTTGGTGGTGTCAGATTTAACTCCGACTCATGTTACTTCGACAGCATTCCAATCGATCCAAGTGAAGACCATTGTTTAAGGCGATATGTTTGGCTGTTCCTGCTCAATCCACTGTGCTCTAGATGAAGAATTTGTTCTTAATAAAATCAGATTCTGTATGCATTATGTTCAGTTGCTGTCAATTTACATCTTATGAAGATGGAATTGTAGAATGTTGAATGTGAAAATAGACTGCCGAAACATCCAAAATCAGTGTAGAAATTGAATCTTGGAAGTTTCAATTTAGTGATGAGCCCACATGTCACTTTTGCTACCAAAATTTTAGCTGTATATGCACATTTTATTGGTGATTCAGATTTGGCAACCTCATCTTATTATTAGAGGTGGAATCAAGCCGAATGGATCCTATCAAACTGCGCTAAGTTCGATTATTGACAAATCGTGTTTGAGCATGTTTTTTGTGAACTCAGTGAGTTTGCAATCTCAAGACTCTAAAACACCgacacttttaaaaatttaaaatactacacgtgtttttgtaaaatattttttactgaTTGTAGTTACGATAAATAATtggtaaatatataaattaaaaaaataaaagtttaagtttttatcttgagtttaaattaaaaactttctAATTTGatgaattcgaataaaataCCATATAATTCGGTTTGGGTCAATTACACCCCTACACTGCATAGTTTAAATTcgaacaaaatcaaatttaaattaagagatCAATTCgtgcttaaaattaaaatgaatttgaattgaagaaagtttaattcagtttgatttaaatttataacttaagattataatttattgataaaataatattattgtatttattattaaataaatatgataaatttaaatcataaattcaaataataaattaaaacaaacctaaactaaataatttttattaaaataaaatgttaatttttcttaatgTGAATTGATTATTAGATGATCATGATTTGGTTCGTACCTGCTAGTTACAGCCTAAATTAGCTGCTCAACTGTCGGATGATGATCATCACATAATAGGCCAAATGGGAGTTgtcaattaaattgaattgaatattcaTGTCTGCTCCCTTTCCATGGGCAAATTAAAAAACGAGGCAGAAAAGTCCACCAAGTAGTTGCATTAATAAAGTTGAAGCATTCTGCATCCATACGATAcgacaaattttttattctccGGGTCTTATTTACATagatttattatatctttaataatatcagcatataataatattatatagaaaataacaTGACGACAGACAGGGATAAGTTCAAACCAAACCGCATCTGAATAAAAGTGTATCTAGCTTGAGTTCTGTCAGgttatcaaaaaaatgaaaatgtaaggaaaaatagttgaaaaaatatatatatagaaaatataaaaaatcgtgaaaaaaatgaatttaaaattattaatgaagtATTAATGGATGTAAAAATATTATAGCAAAGATAAATGaaagatattttttctttgtaagaAACGTAATACTATATAAATAAtgggtaaaaatattaatggatagaattaaattaaagtataatcacatgttgaataatttaattatttaatttatttataatttatattttcatttttatgtaattatgtaATAAGATAAACAAACTTTAAGTAATAGTTattagtattatataatacgatataatctaaataaaaaataattcatattataaggtatatcaaattaatataatataataaatatattatataatataatatatattattgatataaatttatatatattaaaaaaaataatgatataatagaaatgtatataaaaatttttaaatttttaaatttttaaaaatattttttaaaataatgatatattaataaaattatttatattattattttatttaataaaaattatattatagggtactatacaatatttaatattaatatatgaaattgcattttgatacacaattcaatATACAATTCTATTACCATTCTTCAAGTCACAAACTTTCCACGTCATCTTCAGCGCACTTTACTCAATTTATACCCCCTAAATCTAACGTATATCAGCCTGTGACACTGAAAAACATTCACTCACGTCAGGCCACGCCACCTCtagaacccaaaaaaaaaaaaaatactatcacagttgattttttaaaaattttccatgcataaattttcaaaatttctgaGTATGCAATTTGAAATCTGCTTGTTGCGAGAAAGCGACAAAAGCAACTAAGAAATGGCTGCCGCTTCTCTGCAGATTCTGAAATCCACTTTGTGGACTCCCGTTCCTGTTTCCCGCTCTTATTTTCCCGGAAAATTGGATTCTCCCGGGAAAGTGGCTCTCCGGTTTAGAAGCTATAAACGGTCGATTTGCTGCATCGGAGGCAATTTTAGGGTCTCTTGTAGTGTTCAGGACGGCGATAGTAATCAAATCAACGGCAAGTCGTTTAATATTCTGccttttaagaaataaaaatttcgtaatttttttttttaatatgtttataatttgtttctGTTCAGGAAGAATCCTTATACAGTTTAAAACAGGATTACAATTTGTTAATTTCCGAAAGCATCTAAATTGTTGCAGTAGATGTTAGGTTTTTTCAGTATGAGCATATGTACGATCGGattgtaagtttttttattttttcatgaaaatgaaaTGGAAATTTGGATTTTGCAGCTAATGAAATATTGGATTTAACATTTATTAAGTTaccaatttttcaaaatacttcGTGCTTAGCCAGTGATTTGTAGTTAGAGTAAGAGTTAAGCAGATTGATTTAGGATGCAAACACCATATGGCAATGCTTGAAAAATCATAAAGGGAAATTTTGTGTCGATTTTTGAATTGGGTTGTATTTGGTTGATTGGCCCAGTCCATTGATTTTGATAGCTCAGGGTATTTTACTCATTTCTGTGTGCAAGTCTTGGAACTCAAAATGTATGCTTGTGTTGGTTATGTTTTGTCATCCAGTGAGGTTCTGGGGTTTTGGAGGATTATAGTTTTATGTTTTCTGTCTGTGCTTAGCAGTATTCTCTGAAATTTTGATCAGTTGTTCATATGCTACTTATCGTGCCTCATGGAATATGTTTTCCAGGCGAGGAGCCTCCAGAGTCATTATTTATGAAGGAACTAAAAAGAAGGGGCATGACACCAACTTCATTGCTTGAGGACACAAAGAGGAGGGACAATGGATTGGATGATGAGATGAAACTGAGGGAAGAAGACAGAAGCTTCTCAAAAAGAAAGGCAGTCTCACCTGAGTTAGATAAAAGTTTATCTAATCAAAGGGAGCGCTCCATGGCACTGAATAGTGAAGGCCTTGAGGTTGACATTCCTTTTCcttatttattgatttgtttagaaaatttgaaattgatgCTTCCTAGTAAGTTGTTAGAACTAAGTCGTGTTTTCCTTGTACATATTTCAAACATGAGAAACTCACAAAGATTCACCTATTTCTGTTGACATTATAAAACccaatattttatttaccaCTTTGGTGAAATGATtcgtgatttttttttctttttcacctcTAATGACTACTAATTTTAAGATGTCACACTGAAAATTTATCACATATCTCCTAAACAGAAATACTTGAAGGAGAACAtggaaattattttaaaatgactaGTGCTTGAGTTCAGAGTAATAATTATTCTAGGAACTCATGTTTCATTTTTCTACTGATCATTTGAGGATCGTAAGGTTTTCTTTGTCAATGTGCAGCATGAAAAGTTTGAAACTTAATTGATTCTTAAGGTCAAGCAGCCCAACACATATTTGACTTTGGGTGCACTAAAGGAAACAATTGGAGAGAATATGAACCTATGAAAAGTAGAATATCTTCTTAGAGGATTCAGAAACAGGAGAGGGTGAATGGcccttttataaaattttcacctGGTTGGCCTTTCGTCACTGGTTtcactattatatatatatttagtctATAAAGGATATTGCTTAGAAGATTTTGTCTCCTTGCGTACTCTGACTATGATTTTTGAGCTCTTAGTAATGAAAAACACGATATTGTTGGCGAGTAGTCAATTCTTTGATTAATAATTACTTTTCTATTTATAATTCTCATGGACATTATTTTCTACTGAATTGTGGAGGCACTCTTATTAGTTAGTTTCATATGTATCAACTGCATAATGTAGGTCCCAAACAGATATTGCTTTTAATATATTGCGTTTTTAAGAATTCATTGAAATTAGCTGCATTAAAACTTCTTGAAGCATGAGGAACATCAGTGTTTCCTTGGAAGTTCATTTATGCATTTCACTTGTCTGGATTCAGTAAGACATTATTGTATTGTGAAAACAAACAGATTTTCATCTCCTGTTAAAGTAAGGTACATTAATTGCAAGTTTTGGTATAGTTTCCTGTTATATGTTTTACAGAACTTTCGTTTGTGTGGGCcctttttttgttagtttgatgattatactttatattcatataaatctgtattctttttatctaattaaatttcaatGGCCAATGTTCAAGAAGTAAGTTTGCTTTTTAACAAAACAGTAATGTTTTCCTCATATGAAGTTAGTGCCAAACTTTGCCATAATCTTTGTTCTTAAACAAATAGAATATAGGTAAAGTGGGATTTTAACCCTATAGTTTTGTTCACTTGTGTGTGTAATGGACATACGTTACTATACATTTCAGGGATTGATTCCTCGTGCTAAACTCCTGCTAACAATTGGTGGAACATATTTCTTGGGATTTTGGCCATTGATCCTGATAACTGTGGCATCTTTTTCTGCTCTCTATTTAGTAAGCTCTCTTTCTTGTCCTAACATATTAGATCTATTTTCTATTATCATGGAGTTGCTTATTATATTATGGATGAATTTTTTAGGATCAATGCTGTACTTTTGTAAGCATTGCCTAAATTTAATCATtacaatcatatatattatttggcTATTTGAAACCTATGACTGCCTGGTGGGTGAAAGAATATTAAGGTTTGAACTGTGATAGGTTGCAGCTCACTTAGTATGTGGTTGTTATCAGGAGTGtcatttagttttgtttattttaaaacacaCGAGTAATATGTCTACAACATTTCTCATCTCAGGTTGGCAAGATGCTAGGGAGATGTTTCTCAATTGAACCGCTTTGTTGTTCTTTGAACAAGAATAAAACAag
Encoded here:
- the LOC123227046 gene encoding pyruvate kinase isozyme A, chloroplastic-like; this encodes MAVANYDSILSPKISPRVSSKTQICGTPVDLPRGFSCKGRNLKLKCKMIKAEVQAEAVLQEKSLQGLSLGFDVVSQGELREKGFMGMRKTKIVCTIGPACCSEEALEKLALGGMNVARLNMCHNSREWHQDVIRKIKRLNDEKGFCVAVMIDTEGSQIHVVDHGAPSSVKAEVDSIWLFTAKKFEGSLPFTVQAKYEGFSEGIEVGDELVIDGGMASFEVTEKLGNDLRCKCTDPGLFLPRAKLSFWRDGKLVGRNHGLSTLSEKDWADIDFAISEGVDFVAMSFVSDADSVRHLKNYLSSKSTKSIKVLAKIENLESLLKLEEIVDASDGIMVARGDLGVEIPLEQIPAVQEKITHVCRQLNKPVIVASQLLESMVEFPTPTRAEVADISEAVRQYADALMLSGESAIGPYGQKAISVLRMTSSRMELWSRQENQQSALKQCQLGVSLSDCIAEQICNCAVEMANNLGVDAIFVYTKHGHMASLLSRNRPYPPIFAFTNDDSTRMALNLQWGVIPLLVDLLDDMEANVSKTIDLIKMKGMVKQGDSVLVVSDLTPTHVTSTAFQSIQVKTIV
- the LOC123227230 gene encoding uncharacterized protein LOC123227230 translates to MAAASLQILKSTLWTPVPVSRSYFPGKLDSPGKVALRFRSYKRSICCIGGNFRVSCSVQDGDSNQINGEEPPESLFMKELKRRGMTPTSLLEDTKRRDNGLDDEMKLREEDRSFSKRKAVSPELDKSLSNQRERSMALNSEGLEGLIPRAKLLLTIGGTYFLGFWPLILITVASFSALYLYFGSTFVHDASQTPSSPPPYVYPYALLEDERI